The DNA window CCGGGCAATTCGCTCGATCAGACCCTTGCCGCCACGGGGCACTACCACATCCACGTACTCGGGCATGGTGATCAATTCACCGACCGCCGCCCGGTCAGTGGTTTCCAGCACCTGCACCACGTTTTCAGGAAGGCCCGCCGCCGCCAGGCCGGTGCGGATACAGGCCGCCAGCGCCTGGTTGGAATGAATGGCCTCCGAGCCTCCGCGCAGAATCGCGGCATTGCCAGACTTGAGACACAGGCTGGCCGCTTCGATGGTCACATTGGGGCGACTCTCGTAAATGATACCCACCACACCGAGGGGCACCCGCATGCGCCCCACTTGAATACCACTGGGACGGTAGTTGAGATCGCTGATCGCACCCACCGGATCGGCCAGGGCGGCCACCTGATGCAGCCCCTCAATCATGCCGTCGATGGTGGCAGGGCTGATGGTAAGACGATCAAGCAGGGCCGCTTCGAGGCCGGAGGCGCGACCGGCAGCCAGGTCTTTTTCGTTGGCGCTGAGAATGGCTTCCTGACTGGCTTTGATGGCCGTGGCGATGGCCAACAATGCCCGATTTTTCACCCCGGTGTCGGCGGCGGCAATGTGGCGACCCGCCGCCCGGGCGGCCTGCCCCACCTCAGCCATGTACTGCGTAATATCCATGATCGGTAAAACCCTAAAACCTGCTGCGAAAAAGGCGCATAGTATACCGGAATGCCCCGGCACTCACTATCGACGGGCCCCGCCGCTAGCGGGCCATGTGATCAAGGGCTTCCTGAAGTGCATTGAGGCGGACGACAGGATCGTCAATCGCCAGCAGCTGCTGGGCGACATAGGGGTCAATGGGCAGCATTTGCGCCAGCCGGTTGGCCAGTAGACCGGCATCGTCGACCTCCAGTGACATGCCCAAACGCTGAATATGAGGGTGCTCGCCCAGCTGCTGCAGCAGACGCTGCAACTCCTGGCTGCGCTCGGGTAGCGGCGCAATGGGTTCGTCGGCTAACCATTCCACCTCGGCCATGTAAACGCCGCCGGCATCCTGACTGAGAGAGCCGATCCGAAAGCGCCGCCCCCCTTCAATCACAATACCGAGCAAGCCATCGGGCTGCTGATTCCAATCGACGATATTCGCTTCGGTGCCCACCTCACCCAACTCCGGCAGGCTGGCACCGTCTTCCAGCACTTCGCTACCGCCCTGTTCGAGCCAGGCGATACCGAAACTCTGCTGTTGGCGCAGACTGTTTCTTACCAGGTCCAGGTAGCGGCGCTCGAAAATCCGCAGCGCCATACGCCCGCCCGGGAACAACACGCTGCGCAACGGAAATAACGGATACAGTGACATGGCTCAGCCCTGTTGCCCCTGGCTGCCCTCGGGCCCCAGCGGCTTGATCAACAGAATTAACTTGGGCAACAGCAGCATGGCGCCCAGCAGCGCCGCCACCATTGCCAGGCTGGTTAGCAAGCCGAAATAAATACTCGGTTTGAAGTTGGACAACGACAGCATGGAGAAACCAAACACAATAATCACCGAGGTGTAGTACATCGCCTTGCCGATGCTGCCGTGGCAGCGATACATGGCCGCGAGGTAATTGCGATCGGTGACAAACTCACTCTTGAAGCGGTGCACGTAGTGAATCGTGTCATCCACCCCGATACCCACCGTAATTGCGGCAATGGTAATGGTCATCATATCCAGCGGAATACCGGCAAGCCCCATGCCGCCGAGCACCGCGCCAGCGGCGAGCAGGTTGGGTGTCAGTGCAATCAACGCCAGACTCAACGAGCGGAACAGCACCACAAACATGCCCAGTATGGCGACAAACACGGCGCTCAAGGTCATGATCTGGGAGGTGAACAGGCTTTGCAGCATGTTGTTATACAGCACCAGCATGCCGGTCAGGTGCACCTGATCCTCGGAAAAATTCAGCTCTTCAACCAGGTAGCGTTTAATTTCGGTCAGCAATTCCTGGCGATGCAGTGAGCGACTGGTTTCCTTGACCCGCACGCTGATCCGAACCTGGTCTTCCTCCGCCGAATAATAGGGGTCGACCAGCACCGACGAGAGCGTTTCGGGCAAGGCCCGGGCCGCCAGGGCCAGCTGCAGGTCGTCGACGCTGCCCATCACCATTTCCATTAATTCATAGAAGGTGGCCAGCGACAGCACCTTACCGGTCTCTTCCAGGCTGTCGACGTAGTTGTGCACCTCGGCCACCCGACGCAGTCCGGCAACTTTGAACCACTTGCCGCTTGGCGCAGCGCTTTGGCCGCCACCAAAATCATCAGAGAAATCGCTGTCGAAATCATTGCTGAAATCGCCATTGAAATCTCCGCCAAAATCGTCAGAGAAATCGCTGGCTTCGTCGCCGCCAAAGGCCGCGTCGAATTCATCATCCACGGCGCTCGTATCAGCAGTGCCATCATCAGCCGAGGCACTTGCCGGCCCCATCTCCTCCGGCGGGAATACCGGCAGATCAATAATAATGTCCAGCGGAATGGTGCCACCAAGCTCGGCGTCAATGGTTTCCATGCCCTGATAAATTTCGGTGTCTTCGTGGAAGTAGTCGATAAAGCGGTTTTCTACTTTCAGCGTGCTGATACCCCACACACTGACCACCAACATCGCCGCCGACACCGCCAGAATGATCCCGCCATAATGCTCAGTGGCCGCCGCAAAATAGCGGGTAAAGCCGCTTTTTGCCTCACCGCCCCCTTTCTCCTCTTTGGGCTTAAGCAGCATCAGCGCGCAGGGCAGAAAGACGAATGTCATGACCAGGGCAACGGTGACCCCCATGCTCATCATCCAGCCAAAATCGATGACCGGGCGGATACCGCTGACCACCAGCGAGGCGAAAGCCACCAGGGTCGTCAGCGAGGTATACACACAGGGTTTGGCCATGAGCGCCGCGGTCCGGGAGACCCGCTCCATCTGATTCAGGCCCGGGTCTCCGGCAGCGATCTCCCGGTAGCGGACCACAATATGAATGGTGATCGACAGGGTAATGATCAACAGCAGGGCAACAAAATTGGCCGAGATCACCGTCAGCTTCCAATCAAGAAAACTGAGCAGGCCCAGCATAAACACCGCGGTTAGCAGGCAGTTGGCCACCGGCAGAACGATCCAGCGAAAACTGCGAAAAATCACCGCCAGCAGCAGCACAATAAACAGCAGAATGCCGGTGCCAAACACCCGTAAGTCGGCTTTGACAAAGTCGATCATGTCCACCGCGATCATCGGCACCCCGCCGAGGAACACCCGGGCATCGTCTTTGTAATCGGCCAGAATCGCCCTAGCCTTGGCCACCAGATCTGCCTGGCGCTCGTGGGCCTCGGCGACATAATCAGAGAATGCCGTTTCCAGATCGCGCAGCTCTGCGGCCTCAGCCTCGCTCAACGCCCCCTGGTTAGCCTTGGCGCGCAGGTCATCCCGGGCATTGAGCAGCGCAAAATACTTTTCATCCCGCTCCAGATTCACCTGAATGGCGGTGGTAGTGTTGTCCACACTGGTCAGCAACGACCGGTAAATCGGGCTGGTCGACAGCTCTTCGCGTACCAACGCCTTATCAATATCCGGGTCGGTCAACCGGGGAATCTCCCCAGAGGTCACCTGCGACAAACCAATGGGCGGGCTCTCCAGCAAGGGAATATCGAGAATGGAGTTAACCCCGGACACCCGTGGCAGCCCGGCGAGTCGGTCGCGCAGCTCCTTGAGCATGGCCAGATTTTCGTCGCTGTAGAGGTCGCCCTTGGGCTGCACCGTCACCAGCAAAAAGTCCTCGGTTTCATACCGCTTGCTGATCTCCCGGTAATACTCCAGGGACTTGTCTCCCTCGAGCACCAGGGCGTCGGCGGACGCATCCATTTTCAGGCTCGGCACATAAGACCCGAGAAAGCCAACCAGAAGTAACAGCAACACCATCACCACTGGCGCTTTGGCCAATATCCAGCGCTGGTAAAGGGAAGCCAAGGCTGCGCTCATGCAGAATTCCTTTTGTAGATTTTATTCAGGAAGGCTCGCCCCAACGGGCGACCAACGATTGCTCAATGCCCAGATGATCGAGTATCCGGGCAACCACAAAATCGACCAGATCCGCGACCGTTTGGGGGTTTCGGTAAAAGCCGGGCGACGCCGGCATAATGGTGACACCCATCTGACTCAGGCTGAGCATATGCTGCAAATGCAAGGTCGACAGCGGCATCTCCCGGGTCACCAGAATGAGCTGACGACGCTCTTTGAGCACCACGTCGGCGGCCCGTTCAATCAAATTATTGCTGGCACCGCAGGCAATCGCCGACAAGGTGCCAGTGCTGGCGGGACACACCACCATTCGCGACGGCGCGCCGCTGCCCGAGGCCACCGGCGCCATCCAGTCTTCCCGGCCATGAACCTGCAGCAGCGCAGGGTCGCAGTCAAAGTGGGAACACAGGGTTTGGCGAAGGGCTTCTGGCTTGGGCGGCAGCTGCAGCTCCGTCTCGGTCGCCACCACCAGCAGTGCCGCTTTGGAAATCATAAAGTGCACCGGGCACCCCGCCTGCAGCAGGCACTCCAGCAAGCGCAGCCCATATTGGGCGCCAGACGCGCCAGTCATGGCCAGCGTTACCGGTGTCACGCGGAGGCCTCCCAGCGCTGACGCAAGGCTGCGAGCAGGCGCTGGTGCACGCCGTCAAAGCCGCCATTACTCATAATGACCAAGTGATCCCCCGCCGCCAATTCATCCACTAACCCGGCAATGGTGGCATTCAGGTCGGTACTCAATTCCGCCGCCACCGGGCTATCAGCAATGACCTGATCCAAGGACCAGTCCAGGCCGGGAGGCTGGTACCAGATTGCCTGATCCGCCGCTGCCACCGAAGCTGCCAGGCGATCCTGATAAATACCCATACGCATGGTGTTGGAGCGCGGTTCAATCAGGGCAATGATTCGCCCCGCCACCCGGCCACGCAGGCCTTCAAGGGTGGTCGCAATCGCCGTGGGGTGATGGGCAAAGTCATCATAAACGGCAATACCGGCGACGGTTGCCAACAACTCCATCCGTCGCTTAACACCCTGAAAGGCATTCAGGGCGTCAATGCCCAGGGTGGGCAACACGCCAACATGATGGGCCGCCGCCAGGGCGCCCAAAGCGTTGTGCAGATTGTGCTCGCCGCTGTGTTGCCATTTCACCTCGCCCTGCAGTTCCCCCTGGTGGAACACCTGAAAATGGGAGAAGTCCGCCGTCAATGGCTGCCCCTGCCATTCCGCCGCCTCGTCGCCCTGGGGCGCGGCGGCAATGCGCTGCACGTCACTCCAGCAGCCTTTGTCCAAGACTTCCTGCAGCGGCGCACAATCCTGGGGAACCAGAATTCGCCCGCCGGAGGGAATGGTTCTGACCAAGTGATGAAATTGACGCTGGATGGCCGCCAGGTCGTCAAAAATATCGGCGTGATCAAACTCGAGATTATTGAGAATGGCAGTGCGCGGACGGTAGTGGACAAACTTGGAACGCTTGTCAAAAAAAGCACTGTCGTATTCGTCAGCTTCAATCACGAAAAAGTCCGAGCCGCCCAAGCGCGCAGACTGACCAAAATCAGCAGGCACACCGCCAATCAAAAAGCCGGGCTCATAGCCGTTGTGCTCAAGAATCCACGCCAGCATGGAGGTGGTGGTGGTCTTACCATGGGTGCCGGCACAGGCCAGCACCCAACGGTCTTGCAGCACTTGCTCGCACAGCCACTGAGGGCCAGAGGTGTAGCGCAGCCCCCGGTCAAGCATGTATTCCACACAGGGGTTACCGCGACTCATGGCATTGCCGACTATCACCAGGTCCGGTGCGGGGTCGAGATGGGCAGGGTCATAGCCCTCCATCAGACCAATGCCCTGGGCTTCGAGCTGGGTGCTCATCGGCGGGTACACATTGGCATCGGAGCCGGTCACTTTGTGCCCTAACTCCCGGGCCAAAATGGCGAGACCACCCATAAAGGTGCCGCATATCCCCAAAATATGAAGGTGCATAAATGAAAAAGCCACACAGTTTTAACTGTGTGGCATGTTATCACCGCCGTTGTGCTATCTCTATGGACAAAACCGCGCGATCGTCACAACAGCGTTGGGCGCGGTCGTTAGAAGCTCAGGCCCACCCACAACCACAGTTTGTCGGTGTCAACGGCATATTCATCGGCTGAGTAAGCGGAGTACTTGATACCCGCATTATAGATACCGAACTTCTTGCTGTAGACCAGATCGATTTCGTCACCATAGGCATCGGGACCAGTGCTGTCATCGTCAGCGCTAAAGTCGTGATAAACCACGGCCCAGCTACCGCCAGCGAGACTACCACCAATAGAAAGATAGGTATCGACGAGACCGCCATCTGGGGAGTTTGAAGGCTCTGTCGGAACGATGAACATATCTGCCCAACCGTTAAACTTGTGCAACGTGGCCAAGGGCGTGCCGAAACCATACATACCGTCGTCTGAGCCCAACACTTCATACCCCAATTTAACGGTAATACCGGAGACCGCCACACCGCCTTCCAACATCATATAGTCAGCATCGTACTCAGTACTGCCCGATTCAAAGGTTTGGGTAGCGAATTCAGCCGCATAGAGAAACTTCACGTCGCCGCCAGCTGACCCAGTGAAGCTGGCACCGTAAGTATCCAGAGTGGCATCGTTACCGGTGAAGTCATTCTCCAACATGTAGGAATATCCCACCAGGGTACCTACAGGCGTGGTGTAAGCCACGTTGATAAAATGATCTTTGGAATCCTGATCTGCTGCCTCGGCAAAAATACGATTGCGCTGAGTGATGTAGGCGTAGTTGATCGCCAGCTCTTTGGTCGGAGTGACCGCCAGAGTCAAACCATCAAAGGTTTGGCGATCCTGGCGCCAGCCCACATGACCAACAAAGCGGTGGCCATCATAGGTCAACACCTGACGACCAAATTTAGCCGTTACGATGCCGTTTTTGTACTGAATGAAGCCCTGATCCAGCTCTGTTGTTTCTGGATCGGCGATAACGGAGTACTCACCGGTGTTAAAGCCAGTGGGCGGCACCGAGTAGGCGTCGCCACCAGCAACGATGCGGCTGTCTTCTACTTCTATCGTGGCAGAAAAGCCCTCCACACTGCCCGTGGTGTAGCCAATCATCGTACGCAGCGTCAGCGCTTCGGCCTCATCCACAGCATCGGTATCCTGATCAACCGTTTCGTAACGCAGACGAAGATCACCATAGGCCTTGCCACCGGTAATGGCATCGGCAATGGCATCAGCCATCAGGTTGGAGCTGGACATTGCCGCCAGGGCAACGCAGGACGCTGAAATCAATTTTGTGGGTAACTTACTCATTGGAAACCTCTCCTAAATACCATCGATCAATAAAAAAATAGGTGTCGTGCTTTCATTTACTTCACGTTCTCGCGAGCCCTTGCCACCGCTCGACCCAAGTACCGCATAAGGCCCTAACGAACCGCTTCGGCACCGCGGGCTCCCCCAAGAGCGAGCCACTCACTCAAACCATGCAGAAATGCAAGCTATTGAATTACTTGTACAAAAAGGCAGAAACACACCCAAAAACATCCGCAGCAGGTAGTCGACCTGCCATCGCTTCTCTCTTTTTGCCGCCACAACAGCTTGAACGAGGCCGGTCTCCAACGACCCATTCGAGCGGTATTCAGCAAACGCTATGCCAGCGCTGAAACTTGCCTTTAACAATCGCGATCACCACCAAACATGCACACAAAATGCATTAATAATTTAATTAATGCACTGAAAATGCATGTATTTAGGCCATGCCGTTTTCGTCACTCAATTGACTCGGTTTTCGTTACAGGTGGTTTTTCGCACCAGAATGATGCGAACGCGAAATAAGCACTGACAATGAGTGCACCAAAACAGATATATCAGGAGGGAAGACACCAGTGATCACATCACGCCGTCGGCCGGCGCAATATCATCTTGTCGTCATAAAGAATAAAAAAGCTCGACCCCCGAAGCGATGGGTGAAGGCGAGGATGGGGGCCGAGCTATCTAACTGACATTGTGGGAAGGGGGCTACTGAACAATGACCTTGCCCGACATTTTGTCGCCGTGAATAGCGCACAGGTAGTCGTAGCTGCCGGGCGTTGTAAATTGCTTGCTGTACTGAGCATCGTGACGAAGGCGCGGGCTGGTGCTATCGGTAAACTGAATCTTGTGATTGGACCCGTCCTGGTTAATCCAGGTGACGGTTTGCCCCGCCCGAATCGTGATTTCAACCGGCTCAAATCGCATAAAATCGACAATTCGGACAACTTGTTGATCACTGTCCGCTCCGGAATCCGGCGCGACTGGCGGCTCAGCGGCAGACGACCACAGCGGCACCAGCATGCAGATCAATGGCAGAAGGCGAGGAGGAAGCAAGGTCTTAGCAAGGGTCATAGGCACTCCGTAGGGTGTTTATGAAGGAATAAACGTGATGGGGTAGGCCGAGTAGGTAAACACCGGCACATTCTTACTCTCAAAACGCAGGCCCCGGACTTGCTCCAATAATTGCGCCAGCACCTGGGGGTCGCGAATACTCGATGACACGATCCGGCAGTCAGTCACCTGCCCCCGGGGGGACACGGTCAGACTAACCACCACCGCGCCACCGCCGGGCAACCCACCATCACGGGTTGCCCGGCGAAACAGGGCGAAAAAGGCCAACTTTTGCGCCTCGAAGGCGAGCTGAATTTCTTCCAGGGTACGCCCGGGCAAGGACGAGGCGGCGCCGCGATCCGCCACATTCACCGCCGCAGACAAACCTTGCCCCGGGACGCGCTCCTCGCGGCGGACCGGTGACTCCAGCTGCCCCAGCGCCTTGCCGACCAGCGCGCCCGCCTCTGCAACCACGTCACCACTGCCCCGGTACATAGACGGGGGCGATCCACCGCTGTCTGGATCGGTAGCCTTCGCTGGGGCAGCCCCGCTGCTAGCCAACTCACCCACCCGTGGCAAGGCACTGCCGTGCAAGGCCCTGAGCTCAGACTTCAATGCCAGTAGGCCCGCCGTTCCTGGCGCCGAATCACGGTGTTGGGCAGCCTCCGGCCTGCTTGGTGGAGAGGCCGCTGCGGCATTGCCGGGAGCGATTTGCGAGCCAGGCTCAGGCCGGGCAGCCGGTGCTGCGGATGCTGCAGGCTTCGGCGGCGCCTTGGGCATCCTGACTTGTGACATCCTGACTTGTGACATCCTGACTTGGGACATAGCGGCTTGGGTCATGACGGCTTGGGGCTTCACCTCGGCAGGGGCTGTCACCAAGGACAAGGCAAGGGGCGGAGGAGCTTCCGCTACATTCTGGCGGGCCACGGGCAGGGGCGGCAGGCGCTGAGCCCAATAAGCCAACCCGGTGGCCAGCAGGACCAGCAGCAAGAGCCAGCTGCGGAAAGCCCGATCCCCCCGGGCTTGCAAATGCCAGGGGTCACCACCAAATCGCCCCCAATAAACGGCCTCGCTCATCCCTGGCTCCCCGGCGACTCCACCGCCAGCAAAACCCCGGCAACCCCTGCCTCGGCGCAGCTGGCCAAAATTCGCTTCAACAACCCATAGGGGATTTCCCGATCCGCCACAATATTCCAGGTTTGGGCCACCCCCGCGCCTTCTGCAGAAGCGTCCGTCCCCGACAAGGCCGCAACCAACGCGGGAATGGCGGCGTCACTCCCCGCCTCCTCCCTGTCCAGAGCCTGCCTGGTTATCAGAGGCTGGTCATCCACCAGAATCCAATCCCGCCCGACGGCCAACACCCGCTTCCGCTCGGGAGGCCTCGAGGCTTCTGCCCTCGGCAAAGTGATATCTTGATACCGGGGTATCACCTCCACCACCAATGCGTTCACCAACAAATAGAAAACCAGAATGGCGAAGATATCGATCAGCGACACCACATTGATCTCGCCTTGGTCGGGCCGGTTGCGGGCACGCCGCCCCTTACGTGTTGTCAATGCGGCCATTAATCGCCTCCCCCGCTCGCTTGTGCAGGCAACCCGGCGAGGGCGATCGCCGGAAACAGAGCGCCGCCACCCGGCGTTGGAGCGCGCAAGAGCGCCATCAATGCCACAACATCGGCATATTTCACCCGGTCAGCTACCGCCAGCGTGGCTCGATTCAAATCCGGATGCCGCGCTTTCAACTCCTCCAGCAAAGCGCGTAATTGCGCCTTGAGCAGCGCGTCTTCTCCCAGGTCAACCTCGCTTGGCCGAGAAAGGCGGTGCGACCCACTGCCGTCGTCTACCACCACTGAGGTCGCGTCCAAGCGCAACTCCAATATCGGCAGCTCGGGCTGTGCTTGCGCCTCATCCCGTTCGCCAACCCCGGCAAGTTGCGCTGGTATCGTTTGTACTTTGGCGGCAGTGATCGAGGCGCCAGAGAGCAAAAAGAACACAAGCACCGCAAACACATCTATCAGCGAAACGATATTGAGGTGGGGTCGCGCCCACGGGGTCGCACCGCGTCCCCGCCGTCGTCCGCTGCCTTTTTCGCCTCCCCGCAGACCAACCACCACTTCAAGTCCTAAGCCGCGACCACTGCGGCCGGGCGCCGCAGCCAGCGAACGAAGCGAGCACTGGCGTTTTCCATGGCATCAATCAGGCTGAGGGTCTGATTTTGCAGATAGGCATGCAGCAGCAGCGCCGGTATCGCCACCATCAAGCCAAAGGCGGTACAGCTCATTGCCTCAGAGATACCGGCTGACAGCAGATTCGCCTTTTCCATCGGGTCGGCGTTACCCAGCGCACCGAAGGCACCAATCAGCCCGAACACCGTGCCCAGCAATCCCAGCAGCGTCGCCACATTTGAGAATGTCGCGAGATAGGAAGTGCGCCGCTCCACCCCCGGAAGAATTTCAAATAGCTGTTGCTCGGCCACGGTTTCCATATCGCTGAAATGCCCAGAGCTGCGGGACTGCTGCAGCGTGCCTAACAGCACCACCGCGATGGTGGCCCGGGAGCTTTTCAGCAACTGCTCTGCCTCGCCGAGGTTGGCCCCTTTCAGCAAAGGCTCCAGCTTTTTCCAGAGGCAGCGATTGCGATGAAGAGACACCGTCAGAAATACAAAGCGCTCCAGCGCAATTGCCAAGGTCAGTATCAACACCGCCGCAATGGGGTACATAAACAGCCCACCCTCATTAAAAAAAGTTGCCGCTCGCACTGTGAGCTCCATTCCCCTACGCCTCCCCTCGATCAATAAACATGGTGCCAACTACCAGTTGTTCCGCTGCAACCGCCAGCGGCGATAGGCCTGCTGGGCTTCATACCACTCGACGTAGCGCTGAAAACTTTGCGGGTCCAGCACCTCGGGCTTGCCGGCCAACAACCGGGGAGGTCGATCAACATCACTGCCCTCTCCGCTCTGCCAAGGCATAAGAAAGAGCCCGGCCGCCGACTCATTGTCGCCATAAATCCGTGTGGCCAAACTGACCTCCTCCACCGCCGCGCCCGACAGCGGCCACAGCAATAACAGCGCACTCAAATACCGTCGTTTCATTTGCGTACTACCTTGTAGTGGGTTTTTGAATCTGCATTTTCCAAGTCGAGAATCCACGCAGCGACCAGCAAGTCCTCGCCGCCGCTGAGTTGCTGGTAGCGGCGATAATGCCGCAACGCCGAAGCCGGTTGATGAAGGGCTTTGTCGTAGAGCACTGCCAGATTCAAATGGGCCTCAGCATAGGCCGGGCGCAGCGCCAGAGCCTGTTGGTAGAGGCCCAGCGCCGCGGTCACCTCCCCCCGTTGATAACGCAGCGTCGCCAAGGCTGCGGTGGCCACCGCATTGCTGGGGTTGGCTTTTAACGCCGCGGCAAGCAGGCCCTCCGCCAATGAATGATCGCCCCGCCCGGCGGCAAGAATGCCCAGATTGGTCCAGGGGCCTGAATAGTGAGGATAACGCTGGGCGAGAGACCTAAAGGCAGCTTCGGCGGCGGCGAGCTCTCCCTGATCCATCAAGCCCAGCGCCCGCGCAAAGGCAGCCTTTGGCATCGCCTCGGGCGCCGGACGCCCCCGGTCACCACCGGGGCCACTGGCGCAACCAACTGCGAGCAACACCAGCAACACGGCCAGAAACCTAGCGCAAATCATCGTAGCTCCCCGCCAGGCGCACCTGCTTGGCATAGCGGCCGGGCAACATCACCTCGAGCGCGGCAAGACTTTGTTGCAGCGCGTCATTCCACAACCCCTGACGGACATGCCCCAAGTTGTGTTCAAAGGCAGAAATTGCCCTCTCTTCAAAGGGGGAGGCCTCTTGCTCAAGCAATTGCAGATATTCCCCCAACACCTCCCCCGTCAGATCGGAGGGACGCTGGGACGCGAGAATGGCATGGGCGAAATCCCGATACAGCAAGCCGAGCTCATTCAGGGCAATACTGGATACGTCCGCATAACCATACTCCGCCGCGCGATGAAAACCCTGGGCAGCCTGCTCCAGCAGCCGTCCCTTGGTTGCCAGCGACGTGGCCAGGGGCGCTACCAGAGCAATCTGGCGACCCCGGCTGGCGACCTCCTGGGCCAGCTGCAAATGGGCCTGGGCGGCAATCAGTCGACTGGTGTCCGGCGACCCGGTCCCGATCTCATCCGCCGCAACAATCTCTTTGAGATACCGCTGTCGCTCAGAACTATGTGGGGGTAACAGCCCGACAACATGCCAACGAACGCGTTGAGCCGCCTCTGCGTCGGGGCGGCCGGTCTCCAAATATCGGCGGTAATCAACAAGGGCCTGACCGGGCTGACCGGCCCGCTGGAACCATTGGGCCGCTTGCAAGCGCGCACTCTCCCGATCAACCAGTTGCTGGCTCGTGTTGGCAGCCAGGCGGCGATATGCCTGCGCTGCCGCACCGGGCTTGCCCATCTTGCTATAGCCCCGTGCTAGCATCACATCTACCTCGGCTAGCTTTCTCTCTTCCGGAAACTGCTCGACCAACACTTCAAGCCAGTGGAGACTCGCCGGCCATTGCCCCAATTGATCGCGTAACACCGCAGCGTCGAACAAGGCCCGCTGCTTTACGCTAGCTGAGAGGGGTAGTGCCAGCATCGACTCCAGCGCCGTCGCTGCCGGTTCAAGTTGGCCTGCGTCACGCAAGGTATCTACCCGTTGATAAACGATGATCGCCAACCGGGAGACCACGCCGGAGCGATCCTTACCAGCCAGCTCCGAGCCCGCCAGCAAGTTCCGAAACAGGGGCTCGGCTTCACGGTAACGACCCAGTTGAAACAACGCGTCAGCCTTCAATAGTTGGCCTTGATAATGCTGTCGCGGACTCAGGGGGACAGCGCCCTGTTCAACTTCGCTCACCAGGGCAAGCACCCCGGGGAAATCTCCAGATTCAAACAGCAAGCCCGCCGCCTGCAGCAGCGCAATACCGCCCTCCTCTCGCCGGGGATAGGCGGCAACAAAGCGCTGACTCAGAGCTGCCAACCGCTGGACCGCCACTCGCCGCACCGGGGCCGGGCTCGCTACCAGCGCATCAAGCGCCTGCAATTGGGACTGGATCGCCGCTAGACCGGCATCACCCTTGTTGGCATAGGGCGTATCACTATAAGCAAGCAACTCGTATTCGACAGCGGCAAGTTTAAAGCGGCCGCCATCATAGTAGGTCTCGGCGAGGGCCCGGCGAACATCGCCCCTGGCCTCACTGCCAGGAAAGCGGGCCAGCCAGCGCTGATACATCGCGGTAGCAACGTCAAGGGTCCCGGTCCGCCCCTGACGGAATTGCTGGTGATGATAGCCAGCAACATCGAGCATATAGGCCATTAAAACCGACACCTCCACACCCGGCGCCAATACCACCGGTTGCGCCGGCGCAGCAGCAGGAAGCAGGGGATTGCCGGGATCATAGCGTTGAATAAAGACCGCTTTCTGGGCGGTCGCCTGGGCCATCAAACCTCCATTCAGG is part of the Spongiibacter taiwanensis genome and encodes:
- a CDS encoding tetratricopeptide repeat protein, whose product is MRSPAAAGQGSVAPMLLALPLVTALVACQSAGTSPQLQTVGELIGGNGQRPERLGISLAPSSLAEEGDDAAALRSALEHYDQIAGMAARSEVQAEALRRAADLRVDAVASGLLGPDQLQPALANYQRLLAAFPHYPSRTQVLYQRARAEAMQGDDSAAIASLEQLAADYPDSPLAVKAQFRAAEMWLRLKNFAAAERAYSALLALPSAGQDYRIYGHYKRAWARYQLDQFSQALVDLNAVLLSQPVISDPSPGLPPYLATDNRQGTVEDATRLAVLCLAASDRAQLDIFLPPEGDQAIALTIYQRLVERLLETQRITDAALVALHYAASRPDSPAAPAFHRQAIGAYLNGGLMAQATAQKAVFIQRYDPGNPLLPAAAPAQPVVLAPGVEVSVLMAYMLDVAGYHHQQFRQGRTGTLDVATAMYQRWLARFPGSEARGDVRRALAETYYDGGRFKLAAVEYELLAYSDTPYANKGDAGLAAIQSQLQALDALVASPAPVRRVAVQRLAALSQRFVAAYPRREEGGIALLQAAGLLFESGDFPGVLALVSEVEQGAVPLSPRQHYQGQLLKADALFQLGRYREAEPLFRNLLAGSELAGKDRSGVVSRLAIIVYQRVDTLRDAGQLEPAATALESMLALPLSASVKQRALFDAAVLRDQLGQWPASLHWLEVLVEQFPEERKLAEVDVMLARGYSKMGKPGAAAQAYRRLAANTSQQLVDRESARLQAAQWFQRAGQPGQALVDYRRYLETGRPDAEAAQRVRWHVVGLLPPHSSERQRYLKEIVAADEIGTGSPDTSRLIAAQAHLQLAQEVASRGRQIALVAPLATSLATKGRLLEQAAQGFHRAAEYGYADVSSIALNELGLLYRDFAHAILASQRPSDLTGEVLGEYLQLLEQEASPFEERAISAFEHNLGHVRQGLWNDALQQSLAALEVMLPGRYAKQVRLAGSYDDLR